The nucleotide window AAAGTCGGCGACGGCTGCGGCCATGATGAGCGCATCGGCGGCCGGCTGTGAGGCGTGCATCGCCGTCTGCAGCTCGAGGGTCGATTCGACCGGGGTGATCGTGATTCCTGCGGGCAGGTCGGACAGCAGTCCGGAGTCGATGTTCGCGGCCACGAGTTCGACCTCTGCTCCGGCGGCGTGAGCGGCCTTGGCCAGGGCGATGCCCTGTTTGCCCGAGGACCGATTGCCGAGGAAGCGGACCGGGTCGAGGGCCTCGCGGGTGCCGCCGGCGCTGATGACGATGCGGCGGCCGGTCAGGCTGTCGGAACCAGGGCCGGTCTCCGCAGTCGACGTGTTCGACTCAGCGGAGAACGTGCCGGGCTCTGCCGCGCTCGCACCTGCCGCCTCGGTGACGGACAGCGCGTAGGCGACGATGTCCTCGGGTTCGGGCAGCCGCCCGGGACCGGAGTCGGGTCCTGTCAGCCGTCCGATCGCCGGATCGAGGACGTGCACTCCCCTGGCACGCAGGGTCGCGATGTTCGCGACGGTGGCCGGATTCTGCCACATCTCAGTGTGCATGGCCGGTGCCACGACCACCTCGGCGGTGGTGGTGAGCACGGTCGCAGTGAGCAGGTCGTCGGCGATTCCCGCAGCGATCTTCGCGATGATGTTCGCGGTCGCGGGGGCGATGATGACGAGTTCGGCGTCCTGTCCGATGCGGACATGGTTGACGGTGTCGATCTCATCGAAGACGTCGGTGGTCACGGTCTGGCCGGACAGGGCCTCGAACGTGGGTGCGCCGACGAAGTTCAGCGCATTGGCCGTGGGGACGACCTTGACGCTGTGGTCGAGCTCTCGGAGTCGCCGGATGATGTGTGCCGCCTTGTAGGCGGCGATCCCACCGGCGACGCCGAGTACGGTTCTCACTGGTCGCTGAAGTCGATCGCGCCGTCGTTGCTCACTGGTGCGGGAGCCTCGGCCTCGGGTGCGGCCTGGATGAAGTCGGCTTCGGAGACCTCGCGGGCGACGATCTTCGACTCGTTGACTTCGCGCAGAGCGATCGACAGCGGCTTCTCGTTGGTGCCCGGCGTGACGAGGGGACCGACGTTTTCGAGGAGTCCCTCCTGCAGCTGAGCGTAGTAGGAATTGATCTGCCGGGCGCGCTTAGCCGCGATCGAGACGAGTTCGTACTTCGAACCGGTGACGCTGAGCAGATCGTCGATCGGAGGATTGGTGATGCCTTCGGGCTGTGCGGGCAAGGAGATTCCCATCTAATCGGAAGTGGATATACCCATCAATGATAGGAGTTCTTCGGCCGCAGTGCGAACGTGGTCATTGACGATGGTGACGTCGAACTCGGATTCGGCGGCGAGTTCGCGTTTCGCGGTGGCCAATCGGCGCTCCTGCTCCTCGGCGGTTTCGGTGCCGCGCCCGGTGAGTCGGGACACGAGTTCGTCCCAGCTGGGCGGGGCGAGGAAGACGAACCGGGCGTCGGGCATCTTCTCCTTGACCTGCCGGGCTCCCTGCAGATCGATCTCGAGCAGTGCCGGGACTCCGGCTGCGAGCTTCGCCTCCACAGGAGCGGACGGTGTGCCGTAGCGGTGCCGACCGTGGACGACCGCGTATTCGAGCAGCTTATCGTCGGCGATGAGCGCGTCGAAGTCATCGTCGGAGAGGAAGTGATAATGGACACCATCGACTTCGCCGGGTCGTCTGGGCCGCGTGGTGGCGGACACGGAGAACCAGACCTCGGGGTGGTTCTGTCGGATGTACGTGCTGATGGTGCCTTTTCCGACGGCGGTCGGGCCCGCGAGGACGGTGAGTCGATTATTCACAGATCTGAGGTTGTCACACTCAGGAATATTTCTCCAACAGGGCGGACTTCTGGTGCACGCCCAGTCCCTTGATCCGACGTGAGGTGGCGATGCCGACCTCTTCCATCGCCGCTTCGGCGCGTCTGTCGCCGACTCCGGGCAGTGCACGCAGCAGGTCGAGCACACGCATCTTCGCGAGGGCTTCATCGCCTGCGGCTTTTTTGAGCACGGCGGCGAGATCGGTATCGCCGTTCTTCAGTGCCGACTTCACTTCGGCTCGTGCTTGACGTGCCTTGAACGCCTTGTCCAGAGCAGCGGTTCGCTGTTGAGGGGTCAACGGTTCGAGTGCCACATTATCTCCTCTGTCACCATGAACGGGCAGGTAGGGAAGTTGTCTCAGTCTAAGACAAAATCCCTGCGGAGATGTGGAATCGGCGGAATTAAACTCTCCGGGGTCTCGATTTCCCACCTCGGTGAGACGCTGTCTCGGTGTCCGGATGCGCTGTTCGGTCCGGACACCGAGGGTCTCAGTCGAGGTCGAATGAGGGTCTCAGTCGAGCTCGGGCGAGGTTCTGAGCCGAGCTCTGGCGAGGGCTTCAGTTGAACTCGGACAGTGCCCGGTTGAGGTCTCTGGCGGCCTCGGCCATTCCCTGGGGTCCGGCGGCGAGCACCGCTCGGGAGGCGGTGGCGAGCACCTGGCCCGAGGCCAATGCGCGGTCGCCGAAGACGGCCCGCAGCTCACGGATTCCCGCCCCTTGGGCGCCGACGCCGGGGGCCAGGATCGGTCCCCCGCAGTCGGCGGGATCGATTCCCAGCTCGCGGGCGGCCTCACCGATCGTTGCGCCCACGACGAGGCCGAAGGGACCCATCGTCGCGGCATGCCCGTCTGCGGCGGGGCTCTCTGCGTCGGAGCCGTCCGCCGCGGCCAGGGCACGAGAGTTGCGGGCGGCGACCTGGGACACGATCGTCCCGGCCACTGCCCCGTGCGTGCCTTGGGCGTGCTGGACCTCCCGACCCTCCGGGTTCGAGGTCAGAGCCAGCACGAACACTCCCCTGCCGTGGGCGGCGGCGAGTTCGAATGCCGGTTCCAAGGCCCCGAATCCGAGGTAGGGAGACACCGTGATCGAATCGGCTGCCAGCGCCGAGGCGGGGTCGAGGTAGGCCTTCGCGTAGGCACCCATCGTCGACCCGATGTCACCGCGCTTGATGTCGAGAACGGTGAGGATGCCCGCTTCCCTGGCCGCGGCCAAGGTCTCTTCCAGCGCGGCTACGCCAGCCGAACCGAACTGTTCGAAGAAGGCCGATTGCGGCTTGATCGCCGCGACCGTACCACTCAGCTCCTCCACCGCCCGCAGAGCGAACTCCCTGACCCCGGCCGCGCTGACCGGCAGGCCCCAGGACTCCAGCAGGTGCTCGTGCGGGTCGATGCCCACGCACAGAGGCCCGTGCTCGGCCATGGCCTCAGCCAGCCTGGTGCCGAACATCAGGCGCTCCAGTCCTGCAGGCTGCGCACGTCGAACTTCTCATCGCGGACGACCTCGAGTGAGGTCACTGCGGCGGCGAATTCGGCCAGCGTCGTGATGAGCGGGACCGAATTCGCGGTCGCGGCGGCACGGATCTCGTAGCCGTCGGCGCGTTCCTGCCTGCCCGAAGGCACATTGATGACCATGTCGATGGTGCCTGCGGTGAGGTAGTCGATGACCGTGCGGTCTTCGGCGTCGGCTTCGAAGTGCTTGTGCACCTGAGTGGTCTTGATCCCGTAGCGCGAGAGCACTGCGGCGGTTCCCGTCGTCGCGACGACGTCGAAGCCCATGTCGACGAGCTCCTTGACCGGCAGGACCATGGCACGCTTGTCACGGTCGGCGACCGAGACGAACACGGTCCCCGAGGTCGGCAGCGTGATCCCCGCACCGAGGAGGCCCTTGGCGAAAGCCGTCGGGAAGTTGTGGTCGATGCCCATGACCTCACCGGTCGAGCGCATTTCGGGGCCGAGGATCGAATCGACGATCTTGCCTTCGACCGTCCGGAAGCGACGGAACGGCAGGACCGCCTCCTTGACGGCGATCGGGTGATCCAGCGGCAGCGTGGAGCCGTCGCCGTCAGCGGCCAGCAGCTCATCGCGCAGGCTGTCGATGGACCGTCCCACCGCGATGAGTGCGGCGGCCTTGGCCAGCTGCGTCGACGTCGCCTTCGAGACGAACGGCACGGTCCGCGAGGCGCGCGGGTTCGCTTCGATGACGTGGAGGACATCGGCGGCGATGGCGAATTGGATGTTGAGCAGTCCGCGCACTCCCACGCCCTCGGCGATGGCCTTCGTGCCCTGCCGGACACGTTCGAGGACGTCGTCGCCGAGCGTCAGCGAGGGCAGCACGCAGGCGGAGTCGCCGGAGTGGATTCCGGCTTCCTCGATGTGCTCCATGATGCCGCCGATGTA belongs to Brevibacterium spongiae and includes:
- the pyrF gene encoding orotidine-5'-phosphate decarboxylase, encoding MFGTRLAEAMAEHGPLCVGIDPHEHLLESWGLPVSAAGVREFALRAVEELSGTVAAIKPQSAFFEQFGSAGVAALEETLAAAREAGILTVLDIKRGDIGSTMGAYAKAYLDPASALAADSITVSPYLGFGALEPAFELAAAHGRGVFVLALTSNPEGREVQHAQGTHGAVAGTIVSQVAARNSRALAAADGSDAESPAADGHAATMGPFGLVVGATIGEAARELGIDPADCGGPILAPGVGAQGAGIRELRAVFGDRALASGQVLATASRAVLAAGPQGMAEAARDLNRALSEFN
- the rpoZ gene encoding DNA-directed RNA polymerase subunit omega, whose translation is MGISLPAQPEGITNPPIDDLLSVTGSKYELVSIAAKRARQINSYYAQLQEGLLENVGPLVTPGTNEKPLSIALREVNESKIVAREVSEADFIQAAPEAEAPAPVSNDGAIDFSDQ
- the mihF gene encoding integration host factor, actinobacterial type, with protein sequence MALEPLTPQQRTAALDKAFKARQARAEVKSALKNGDTDLAAVLKKAAGDEALAKMRVLDLLRALPGVGDRRAEAAMEEVGIATSRRIKGLGVHQKSALLEKYS
- a CDS encoding bifunctional phosphopantothenoylcysteine decarboxylase/phosphopantothenate synthase; amino-acid sequence: MRTVLGVAGGIAAYKAAHIIRRLRELDHSVKVVPTANALNFVGAPTFEALSGQTVTTDVFDEIDTVNHVRIGQDAELVIIAPATANIIAKIAAGIADDLLTATVLTTTAEVVVAPAMHTEMWQNPATVANIATLRARGVHVLDPAIGRLTGPDSGPGRLPEPEDIVAYALSVTEAAGASAAEPGTFSAESNTSTAETGPGSDSLTGRRIVISAGGTREALDPVRFLGNRSSGKQGIALAKAAHAAGAEVELVAANIDSGLLSDLPAGITITPVESTLELQTAMHASQPAADALIMAAAVADFRPAETTGSKMKKTGDDGLTLRLVQNPDILRGLVDERVGAQIIVGFAAETGDAQSTALDYARAKFARKGVDLLVFNDVSNDRAFGHDHTAVQIIGSADGQTTIGEEFQGSKDDVSQKVIAALTEQLTDLESTP
- the gmk gene encoding guanylate kinase; the protein is MNNRLTVLAGPTAVGKGTISTYIRQNHPEVWFSVSATTRPRRPGEVDGVHYHFLSDDDFDALIADDKLLEYAVVHGRHRYGTPSAPVEAKLAAGVPALLEIDLQGARQVKEKMPDARFVFLAPPSWDELVSRLTGRGTETAEEQERRLATAKRELAAESEFDVTIVNDHVRTAAEELLSLMGISTSD